TAGATACTTCATCTCATTGGTTCTTTGCAGTTTATCCCCATATAATTCACAGTTACCCAGTCCAGTAAGTTTTCTCTTATTAGTGAAGACTActactttaaaaaaattgaagaaaaaaaaaagaaaaaaatcttctgtgtaaaaggtatatttatttgcaAACCCCAACAAAGGcctacattaaaaaacagaacgttttcgctctaaagagagcatcatcagtgttctaggcaagctctacatgctaagccaccaaaaatacatgggttaaaacccttaaaatgtcgactaaaagtcttacattgaaaTGTTGTATATTAAATCCTGGCGATGGATGTAATTTGGAGAGATACCTCAAACCATCATATGACTATTTCACgaagcatgtgggtggttgagtcgatttctctgtcttcacaaagagaaaggtgacaGCCAACTCAACTGaaacaggaaatttttccttatggatacTACTACTTTAGATTTGAAATGGTTCACAGATATGTTTTCTTTCAGAACCAATTCTGTATATAATGAAGGTCATATCGCATCTGATTCGCAATAATACTGGGAATAAACCCCAGCATCGCTCTTCTACAAGTCTTGGTAATGTATCCCAGAGTATGGTTAGCTCTAAATATTGCGATCTGGGGACACATAATTATTTCCAGTCTTTCTTGGACAAACCTAGGAAATATGAATTTTAGGGGATTTGTTGATCGACGGCAAAGTTGTATAAAGTggtgaaataaattatttaaaacacaATAACATACCGCATTTtgataaaatagttattttcctaacaagtgcagaaagtcatttttttccgcacgcgactgcagtttgccgaacgacgcgaagcgggagttcggcaagcagtcgagtgcggaaaagagactttctgcaagagttaggaacaatattttttctaagagtttttaaaaaattaccaaatcttagggccggttgttcgaacgctaatcaacaatgatcaccatcaaatatttaattaatgtcacctactgtcaatgtcaacttttattgggtttctgaaaacataattgattataattatgagattagttaatcaattaacataacaattattaatataattgattaagtaatttcataattgtaatcaataattatgatttcagcaatcaaatcaaagttgacattgacagttggtgacagtaattaaatatttgataatgatcattgttgattagcgttcgaacaaccggccctttaaacaattaatttaattaatatgataatacttacatacacaaattaattctttgacaaggttgtcaaaaccaaactttcaatataattagttagcatgacgacgatcttggtttccatggtttcaaaacgactgttattaggtttgttctagcaaacagtcaaactagtcagaaaccgtcagcaaacagttggtcagtgagagaacataatacagttacgagtgctatcccctctactcgcgctggtccactattcgctaatGGTTTCAGACCGTTTGAAACTCATGCTAGAGCAAACcgattgtctaccgatttgactttcgaatattatgtcaaaataattttatttcatcgaattatcgcgttagtttcattaaaacaggaacacaataagatatatttgaaataaattagtaaataatatctaaatattagtttattgcatgtattataattactttaaggccatattaacatatctaaattaacacgcgtgcggaaaagtaaaaaccgcgtgcggaaaagtaacacgcgtgcggaaaagtgaaactttctaaactaaaatacGTGCGCTAAAGTAGaaatttttgcacgctcgtagaaaaaatatttatcctATTTGAGTCTTAAACTTATTATCTGAAACTAAACCAAAAATATCAAGAATgctcgttttttattttttattacatattgcATTTAAGAAATATGCTGTTGTTTGTCTCTTGAAAATATCGAATAGAATATGAACGTTATGAAACCTCGCTTATAGATTCGTCTCTTCAAGATGAGGctgttctctttttttttgttgcgGGAGCTTGGAGTGGTGAAGACCAATGTCAAATGAAAGTTGGGCGGGTAGCATAACTGCTACTGGTGTCTGGAGCATTGAAGATGAGCAAGAAGGTTAAgagtttttgtttgttttattttaaacggaAAAGCCAACCCAAACCATGAGTAGAAAGCCACCTTGGATGTTAACAGCTATACATTGGAGACGGCTCTTCAATCAGCGTTTTTGGCTGAAAAGATCTaaagtatataatatataatgaCTATCAAACTAAAAGTCTGCAAATAAGAAGACTCTAGtgagaattttttaaaattttttgagtgaTAATCTTTtcagagaagaagaagaagagaagaagatctttttattgtttttaaacaaggCGTAGTGTCTTTTCAAATgctaaattttacaattttttagtgTATGTTTGCCTGCCGTCTTTGGCAAAATGTTATTTTagtctaaaaaatttaaaattgtaaGATATAAAGATATAATTTACTAACCTGTTCCTTCAGTTTGTGTGTTGTCGATACCACTATTAGCATAAGCAGTATAGAATGACTACAATAAATTAGTAGATTAACACTATTATAGTCAACTATAATAGCAACAGCAATGTTTATAACAATTACAGCTATCACAGCAACCATTTCCCCGGCCAGAAAAGAACCATAAATGTATTCGAGAGAATGAACACATTCCGAAAGCATATTATGTAAATAACGATATCTTTCTATATCCTCATAATCTGCACAAACTTTTTCTTGAAGTCCATACTCTTCAGAAAACACTTTAATCTTAAGAGATTGATTCAGCTGAGAAAAGTTGTAAGCTATTCTACTGCAAAGGTAAATATAGAGAGAATTCGGGAAAATGTACCAAATGGATAAGAAGCCGAACGAAATTACTGCAGCTTTTCCAGTTGCAGACTGCTGCATGTCTGATGGTAAAACATTTTGGGCAATCTTAGCGGTATAGAGagcaaacacattaaaaaagcaCCAAGAAAACACCATTGGAAAAACTGTCCACACAAAAATCCTTTTTATTTTACATCCGTCTTTGGCTGTCACAAAATCTTGTTTTTGATGATCGTAAGAAtgcaacaattttattaaaattggaGTTTTTGGTGATGTTTTCATGAATGTAAGAAGAGCATAAAAAGCTCTTATCGAAGTTATGTAAACAACCAGTTGGAAACACTTTTGTGTTGCCGATTTTGCCACGAAAACCATTGTACCgtatttaatataaacaaaattgaAGCTTAAGAATAGAAAAATGGAATATAAATGCGATACACTGAAGAAACGGAACCTTAACATTGTTGGATCGGATTTGAAAATGTGTTCCAAGGGATAGATCCCAACTAGGCATAGTAGGATTGCCCATGGGCGAAAATACCAGTAAAAATAAGccatatttgtaatattttaccaCCAGTCACTCTTTTTACCGACTATTAGAGAAACTATTTTACTAAATGGTATTTGAAACACAGATTATCAAAAGTACCCAACTTGATTATTTACACAATACTTGTCTGCCATATGGTTGTAAGCTTGTAATATTAAATGGATtattataatggtaggggagcccaagcggggatttttgtagttactcgagcgcgtcagattatcatatggggagaaacctggtaccctgcagattcagatgtacctctaccatatattggctcttaacacaggggagttcgttaaggtggacccgaaaaaaaaaatctatccttaaaaatactcgaaattgtcagattaagataaggtaagttaagtacatgcaaaagagtgtatatttaaaaaatctgacgattcgAGCCGGGCGTAATatataaggaaatgggtgagtcccaaagtttcacaagaaaaaagcgaatatttcgcgaaatgaatgacagatcgaaaaactaaaaaatattttctgaatattttttaaaaatctatcgaatgataccaaacacgacttcccacggagagggggggggggtaaatttaatatgttAAATACGAATACCGcggtatttcgcgaaatgaacatcagatcgaaaaactgtaaaatacacttattcaatatttttgaaaaatctatcgaatgacaccaaacatgaccccccacggaggtggggtggggagttactttaaaatcttaaataggagttcccattttttattacagatttggattgcttacgtaaaaataagtaacttttattcgaaacatttttcgaattatggatagatggcgttataatcggaaaacacgattgttggaaatggaaaattaaattaaaaaatggcaagcgcccactaaaatggaaaactttacttaactttttttggtctTAGGACCTACTCTtgacaacccaataggtccccataacgctagagtgactgcacatttagcatactttgctcccctactataaatactataaaacaataacaaaaatcaaaaattctTGTGAATTTGAGTGTTTGAGATAAAAGATTCAAAAAGCTTTCATTGCAATACATAATGGAATAGCAAAGCGCAATCAAATGGAACAAATTATGTGAAAACTAGAAAATATGATGTCCCAGATAAACACCGACTAAACACCAGTTCAAACTGGTAAATgaagaaaatgtaaaattaatgaaaaaacttTGTAATAGAAAAAACCTGTAATATATAACGCCGTTGTATTCACCCAAACTTCCTTCGATCTACATTTATCGCATTCCCTAAAAAATAAAGTAAGACAATGCTCACAATAtggattaattaaaaaaacaatctACCTGCTATGCTAAGTGgtttattttggtttataaacatggTTATTGTATGCGTATGAAAGGTGCGTTTTACTGTTTTGACATCCGAATTGTGTTTGGAGTTGCATTAACaacgaagagtttttgcaatctGAGCAAGTAATACTTTTATAGGGCATTTATAATAAGGCATTTTTTATGCCAGGGAAGTATCTCGCttagataattatttttaaaaataaaatagacgaGCAGCCTTATTttcgaatattgacaaatttaactttatcttggaaaccttaacagtttgagcaatacattattagcaaaaaatgttgcaaatggcgtcccctattatcccttaaaaaatttccatcgacctaccaaacaccctgtatacatgcccatcgacctaccaaacaccctgtatatgcaatATTGGCCATAAAACAGATTACAGAGAAAGCATTAGAGTACAATATAAACTCATTCCTATGTTCGATCTACTTAAGGAAGGAATTTGACATAGTTAGAATTAAAGATGTAATAACTCTCTTTTATAATAAGATTTCGCTGgatattttcaaaacaattgaAAACGTCTATCCAAACAATAAGATGCAAGTTATAATAAATGTAGAAATTATGGAACCTGTAGATACAGGTAGATGGAccgtggcgtaacaaactccgtcggggcccccccgcagaattggaaatggcgccccctttaaaaaattactaaatgcgacatgtgtaacaaatagcTATATGTGTTACAGTCCAATAAATGACCGTAAAATATGACGATACcttgtaattttcagtgtcaccaccgaagtggtcaataCTTCTAGAGTTacttatgagtaaaaatgtttattgttaaaaaaaaaaaccaagtttttgggcgatttttcgcaaatagttcaaagagtaagtatttgatcgaaagaatgttgttagcaaaaatgtagcttataaaaaatgaaaccaaaatgaagtctatcgacccagtaaaagcaaagtttttTTCTTGAAAAGTTTTTTtcattcgtcaaattccaaatcgaatatttcaacgtgaaataaccaaaaaatgaaatacttttcggggaaaactcattataactgttttaaagtatttaaaaaagctttattgttattttttacaaaagtttctatcatcaaaactaaaccagttatgctcaaaatagtcaaaatacagttaatctcatcttttggtaaaaaattgtgaaaatctcctcCTATTTAGCAcccgaaatgaaattaatcatcatcgctttacaaattacttaacttttttatatgacctgtaagtttcaccggttcaaattgcttatttttgaaagggtccTAGTTGAAAGGGCTCGAGTCACGAGTcacgagtcactaatcacaagtaagtgaaaattttaaacaaccatatcttaatcaaattttgtcttacagaaaaacaaaataaagccaaaatatttttaaaagcaaaacctacatttctttactctttgagatttttcgtatcactaatactttttaagttattttgaaaaaaagcatttttctaaaatgaaaaaacttttttactatgaaaccaaattttttcaaaaataagaacttcgaaccggtcaaacttacagatgatattataaacaataaatatttaaagtaaatggtaaagcgctagcgataaattttatttggggtgcgaaatagggggagattttcacgagtTTTTTTCTAccaaaaaagggactaactttattttgagcgtaattcgtatagttttggtgctagaaacttttataaaaataaaaataaagcttttttgaaatatttaaaaaagttttaatgagtttttcccgaaaagtgcttcattttttggttatttcaggttaaaatattcgatttggaatttgacgaatgagaataatttttaataagcttcaactgtgcttttactgtgtcgatagacttcatgaacaagtacaccatttttttgtatcttataagctacatttttgctaaatattttgtcgatatctaatatttaattcaataaaatacttatttttgaaatTGGAAAAAATTGGAGaccttatttttgagttatttgtgaaagacCCGTCtgaaatcgtgtttttttttgaaaaataaacattttcactcgcaaatgacttgaaaagtattaacacagataaagaaactctatagaacttatttgcttataattagtcaatttatacatttccggacttattttaaacgtatatttttcaccccaagTGGGGGTGTCCCCCCGAAGTAacagcaaccaacggcataagtccaactttgaagtggagtgtaactagaacctaaatccaagttgtcaagcaaatacgtccgtcgtgacgctgataatttcactgtcatttactgagctattggtgtattcatgtattgtttatgacgacttacgtttttcatctttattagtataaaataaaataggacaaaaattactaaatgattacattagtagGTACCAGGgccgctttatccattaggcaacaTAGGCAGTTGCTTAGGGCGGCAacttatgagagggcggcaaaagcAAAATACACAAAAATGGTACCTACATGTTGAAGGGTACTAGAGAATTGTCTAGGGTGGCAATTGACCTAAATGCGGTGCTGGTAgttacatagtattattctatgggaTGAACAACTTTattcgtgcactactatcagcgaatatatctacaattttattaattttaaaagttcgagagaccggaaaggattaagattctagatatgagatgattcacttgccgaatGAACcgatttagaaatttacgtttttaaatttaaacacacaacctaaaataatataacaataacagatttttacaaaatatcagacgacaagatggggcccctgatcaattggggccccccgcaaacttcatgctgcgggggcctttGTTACGCCCCTGTAGATGGAACAGTGGCGAcccgtgactttttctaaagtgttaccaaaccagatgtaaaaaaatcttattaaaaaaaattattttgaacctcccaaatataagtttttgttttcaatcctgtgggataaaattaaacaaatcactattcccaaattatatgtatgtaattatgtatatgtaggcgaatggatttagtgtccgcagtcatataaacccaaacaaacaacaatatgtatatgtaacaggtataacaataaataataaacaaactaaacatacaCTGTGCgtcagccaaatggaataaattcaatagttcaaatactaattgtttttttgaaaaatgactaaatctgtcgattagtatttcaaatggaaatttttttcatacaataataatgtatacagggtgtcccaatttagatatatggcgtcatcattgattttcttaagTGGCAATACTGTAATTTTGATAGCTATTTGGATAgtgtgtgtaaagttatacataactgcaaaatatcaaatttttattccttaccatttacaagataataaaaaataacaaagtcgtgtctgtaatttggaataaattcaatagtttaaatactaattgttttttttttgaaaaatgactaAATTTGtggattagtatttcaaatggaaatttttttcatacaataataatgtatatagggtgtcccaatttagagatatggcgtcatcattgattttcttaaa
The window above is part of the Diabrotica virgifera virgifera chromosome 2, PGI_DIABVI_V3a genome. Proteins encoded here:
- the LOC126880034 gene encoding uncharacterized protein LOC126880034 isoform X4, whose product is MAYFYWYFRPWAILLCLVGIYPLEHIFKSDPTMLRFRFFSVSHLYSIFLFLSFNFVYIKYGTMVFVAKSATQKCFQLVVYITSIRAFYALLTFMKTSPKTPILIKLLHSYDHQKQDFVTAKDGCKIKRIFVWTVFPMVFSWCFFNVFALYTAKIAQNVLPSDMQQSATGKAAVISFGFLSIWYIFPNSLYIYLCSRIAYNFSQLNQSLKIKVFSEEYGLQEKVCADYEDIERYRYLHNMLSECVHSLEYIYGSFLAGEMVAVIAVIVINIAVAIIVDYNSVNLLIYCSHSILLMLIVVSTTHKLKEQGNEIVNILHRMPTKSISDECLKELQTFMIQIHVRPVEISASGYFTLDKRQILNIITQVSTYLIVVCQLVQSYYQYNNQQNSNSTHIVNTDVN